DNA sequence from the Manihot esculenta cultivar AM560-2 chromosome 11, M.esculenta_v8, whole genome shotgun sequence genome:
AAATTGAACCTAGTTTAATAGAGCTTACATGTATGCGTGAAATTTTCAAAATCCTAAGGATAATAAAAGTTGAACCTAGTTCAACAGAGCCATGTATGTGTTAAATTCTCATAATGGTTTGCGAGAAGTAAATGTGTTCATTATAAAGTCTTGGATAGTCCTTTCCTCTTATTCTGCTTCAGGGCGAGTAAAGTCAGGTCCATTTTCAAATGTTTGATATCATATCCGTGCTACAAAAACTACTTTTATTTTCCCTCTAAATATGCATTTAGAGATATCAATGTTACTCTTTTTGATAAAAGTCTGTTTGTAGACTTGGCCATGGCCTCAATTTCGATCCATTTTGAGGCTGGAACCGCGGGTTTGTTGAACTTTACAGTTTGAATTGATCTTGGTTCCCGTTTTGgttcaaaaatattattattttacaattcaaatttaatttcagtTTAGTTTGATTCCggtttatgattttttaaaaacacaacaataataatattctatatttagaatataaaaattttattaaaatgtatttaaaatacattatttatttaattttatagtaaaaaattaaaagaaatcaaatcaactatataaattatttattttataataagtgAAGAAATTCTTTGAAACGGGCTGGTTTTAATACTAGTTCGAGAGGGGGAGCTTGTAACTGCCCTCTCTCAATCCAATTTATATACTGAaatcattttattattctaatctCGGATTTGAGTAGTATTGTTATTAACTTGATTAACTTTTGTAAACCCATTGTAGCTAGGACAGACTTCAGCATCTTCCAAATCGTGTGATATAGAGTCCTAATATATGCATACTGGTCATCCATTCCATGACGCATGGTTTTTTCAGACAAATTGACAGATCTTCCAGTTTTGCCAAGGAGGTGAATAGATTGGACGGGAACTTGCGGAAAACCAGAGGAATCCTCTCTgtattgcaaaaaaaaaaaaaaaaaagaaagaaaagaaagaagtgcacctaaaaagaaaaaaaagaaaaaaaaaaacgtgtACCTAAAAAATGCTTTAACAAAGAATATAGAATTAAGAATCATCATTCCAAAaatgaattaaatcaaataaattgaaaattaaaattttagcatttataaaaatcaaactgattttaaataaaaattaatttaaattgaatcaatttgattcagtttgtttcaattcaatttaatttattaaattttttaataattttttttattttatttttaatattttaaaatttaattaaaatattttaattttaattatgatataattttcttatattatcaaaaataatatattattactcattattataaattcgattcgattttagtgattttttaaatttaaatcgaattaaaataattaatttttttaaaaaaattataaaaaataataatttaaattaaaattttaaattaatctaattCTATCCATTTTTCCAATTTAAACCTAATACTTTACACCCTTGTATAGCACTACCATTTTGCTTCTCCACTCCACAGTGTCTATTCCTCTTTATGACAGTGGTAAACtgatcataatttttatttttctttaattttttttaatatgtatactaaaattttatttttatgttaattaatttattaaatgtttataaaaatataataaaatacaataaattttaatttttatattgatatccaataatctattattttattcattataaataatgcaaaaaataaataaataaattaaattaatttttcaaaactttacataatTTGCATTCGAAGACAActtaaatacattaattattattcaatATCGATGTATCCCAATtataattcatatatatatatataataaaaataataaatatttcacataaaattaTGGGTCAACTCTTAGAGTCAAGTccatagagaaaaaaaaagggtaCTTCGTCCCAATGGAGAAATCATGATGGGACCATTTCAACACGATGACCTCCACCTACCAAATTTCTTAGATGGGATCCCTTAAATGTacagttattaattaaaattttcaattgatatattttaattaattaaaaaaattaaaaatttatataattttataaaaaaatatttatttttttttaaaataaatcataccaaataaaaaaaactatatgattttgatttatttattaattaaagacAGTTGCATATAagaaattttcaatttcttGGTGTCATTTATATTCTGCAACATTGCCATTGCATTTCACTAattctttttaaagaaaaaaagctaaaattaataataattaataatcatatacaagatcatataataaaattcatactacgtataataaaaaataaaataaaaaagccaaatgtatttattttttaaattaaaataaaattcaaaatataactaataaaaaggagatttttttatttattttttataattgataaatgatattattaatttatattttattattatgatttttataagtttaagtatttaataaatttattttgttaaataataaatatttggtTAAAAATAAACCTAAAATAAGCACAAGGGCGACATAGTTTATCTTAAATTATTGGATGCTTTTATAGTATCACTTTATTATGCTAAACACATCAAATCAATAGTATTACAAAGAAattgttaaataatttaaaattactcaCTAAATTTacactattaataaaatattaatgtttatttaaaaattaaaaataaattttaatttattaaaattttactttttattataattagtttGAATTATTACACGATAAATGATATGAAACTACCATTTAATTGgatcgatttaaaattaaattcaataattaaattttaagtttaaatatttataaaaatttaattaaattaaaaaaattaatttaaattaaattaatttaatttaatttggttagatggattaaatttttaataaaatttttattttttatattttatttttagtattttaaaatttatttgaagtaATTGAATTTTGGATTAAATATCATCTTTGTATGTTAtcggttaattaattaatttggttttaaaaaatattttttaattaaaatggaatgaattaaactttttaaaaataaaataaaatataaaataaatataaaattaaactaaaattttaaattaattcaaatccAACAGGGATGGTACTTCCTTAGCTTTATTGTTACCGCCGCCGGATCCTCTTGGCTGGAGCAATACATTTTCAGTTGAGATTTCTGCGTAATATTTAAGATTCAGCCTCCCAAACCAAAAGCAATTACAAGCACACGACAAGACAAATTAAAACGTCTTCTTCTCAAAAGCATTTAGGTACTACCTTCACCCgagcttctcctctttttccATCAAATTTCTCCTCAAAACCCAAGAGACTACCCTCTACAAAACGCCAAACTAACACCAATTCATATATCTCCACATCGATTACTAGGAATTATCATCAACCTCACCAACAAGAACGAAAATTCCAAGATGAAACAGCGCCACCAACAACGACAGAAGCCGCGGCCAGCTGATCATGAAGCTCCCCAACCCCATGATCGTCATCATCAGCAAGAACATCAGATTCTGTGCTGTCAACTAATGCCAGATCAGCAAACTACAAGTGATATTTCTGATGATCATGCCGGAGAATGGATCAGTTCTTTGGATTATTCACGGCTCACTTCTTTCTTGGAATTTGATGACTCTTTCTTATCACCCTGGAATTGGAATTCTGATTTCCTTTTTgtagaaaatggagagaaacaGCGTATGATGTTCCTACAGGGTTCTTTCTTCAGCCATTACAGTTATAACTGAACTTTgatctctgttttttttttttttttttttccccaaagATCTCAATTAATTTTCCATAGTTTACGATAGAGTAAAGTAGTCTCTAAATTTCAGTGAAAACTATAAATTTCTTACACAGGCCAGGGAAGAAAATTATACAGAATCAAAATGCTATTAAGGGAGTTATTCCAATTTCCAACCCTCAGCTATTTAATCTTATACTcccattctataattttttaaaataacttgatttatatttatattaaaattattaaattttattaaatatcaagACATATTCTAAATAGTCATTTGATAAAATAATGATTAATAAgaagttattttaaaaataaaataaaattataataataaatttatatattataaaaatgcaaaaaaaatgaataattattttgagataaaaaagatagataaattaaaattatgagatagAAAAACcatatgaaattataataattaaaattgtccATGAAATATGTGAATCCTAATTATATCTCtcgttataaaaattatttttaaaattataaaaactaaatagcttacttttaatatatagatttttcaaaataaatggtgacttactctttgttataattgaaatttaatcCATCAATTGCAACTTGGTTAATCTATCAAGATTTTTTAGTTAAATGAAAAGAATATATAAGGTTAAAAGGCTAAATTTGTCCtccaataaaatagaaaaaattaaaaatattaaatttaatatttcgatctaaatttatcattaaattaaaaaaaatgctatactactatattttaaaattgtactCTCTCCATATTTCCATTAAAATTAATCTTGAAATGAGTAAAATTGTACTCCGTTAACATttccattaaaattaattgtgaaACTCGTTTCAgcaaaaaaaacttaaattaatAAAGATAGATTCTAAttagaataatatttaaattaaaaaaaaaacagagaaaaATAACCATGGAAGCAACGATGAATATCAAATTCAATGGGGcaaataattttatagttaGATGGCGAGAATTttacatcaacaacaaatggaATATATATAAATCTGCAAATAATATTTACCGAAAcaagtgaaaaaaaataattcaaccaATATTAATactgaaattaataattattcataTGTAATTTAAGACTATACTTTTAAGGATTATACAAGATAAagaaatacttttttttatttatctctctttaaatttatatattactttaattataatttttatttgttaatttagAGAATTTCTTGTACtgaaatattttttctattaatttttaataaaaacataaacagaatataattataaaatataaacggaatataattataatatattattttattaaatgggAATATGGACggagtataattataaatatattattaatataggatatttttgtcaaaaaaaattaagtgtaaTTATGAAAATGCAAAGTTTGGATTTTTATGCATATTTCTcataagtttatttatttacctatatatatatatatgctctTTGGTAGCAGACTAGGGTGGTAGGCGTCCAATTAACAAGGACAAAGGAGAAGGAGGTGTGAAATGACCGGGAAAAACTAAAGCAGCTTAGGATTACTTTTGTAAGGCGTACGGTTTTTTATTGTtctgaaaatcaaaattaattgaaattttttgtaTAACTTTACTttggttttatatatatatttatatatatatatatatatttatattttcaattctGTTTGATTTTCAgtgatttgattttgattcaGTTTGGCTTTTGATACTTTTATTCTAATTCAATTCaggtttcttttttaaataattatatgtaATTCCTCATATAAATCTTATAATtgccatttaaatttaaatttaaatttgaaatagtcatataatatttaaatatgagTTACTTATATTCTTAGCGATTAAGTcatctaaaatattatataaaaaatatatatataaatattttatatttttattttaaagtataatttaatttatttcaaaataacatatataatattttattgttaataaatattgataattttttaacgttataaaaaaatattaatataataaataaaatataatgcaattttacttatttttattttaaaatttataatttaattaatattaaattagtaCATCgtgatttttatattaatattttttatatagtctaaaattactattatttattaacaatgccatacataaatatcataaattttagagcaaaaaaattaataattatatatatataactccaaaaaaatatgaataaaattagTTTTTGATCCAGTTCTCTTTCAATGccattttgatattattttaatgaaaaacagggtaaaaataaaacaaaactaattcaatataattttaattaattcattttttcagtttaattcaaGAATCTAAAACCTATacgtaggggtgagcattcggtcggttcagttcaaaatcgaatcaaaccgaataaactgaaaattaaaattttagtgtttatgaaaatcgaatcgaaccgattttaatcagaaatcgaatcgaaccaaaccggtctgattcggttcgattcagttggtttcgatttttaataatttttttattttttacactttatttttaatattttaaaatttaattaaaatattttaatcttaatatgatttaatttctctatattattaaaaaaatatattattatcactaatcggttcggttcggttttttcagatcaaaaccgaaccgaaccgaaataactgaaatttctgaaattaaaaactaaaccaaatcgaaatgtataaaaaaccgaattaaattttcaaaccaattcagttcgatcaattttttcgatttaaaccgaatattACTCACCCTACCTATATGTACACCCCtgttattttcaatttaatttaactcatcttttttcttttaaatataaagtaAACTATTTTagctctttttttttgtttttaaataaaaagtaaactaCTCTGCTTAGAATATATacaatattatacatatatttataaCGTCAGTATAAAATAATGGGTTATATAGTATAAGGTAAGTAACTTTCATCCTTCCTtaccataaaaaaataattaataaatttttatgtttaggttgcttaattaagaaaattgatgaataaagaattttttttaaaaaaaaatctatatttaaaagagatttttatttttaaaattttgataaaagtaataaaatgtGAAAAATTTTAAGGTTGTCGATACATCCACGCCTATCGATCTAACtaacacatttaaaaaaaaaatccgaagtaaatattattttcaataaaattaaaaaaaatgttaatataaataattggcGTTCCGATGGtttaattcttaattaaaaacaaaccttactaaaatttaattcaatcatatataaattatttgtagaaatatacaattttaaatttgagtctcaaacaaaatcaattataataatataatgtcAGCATTTATATATTAATCGATAGTGATAGTGAATGCATTTAAATAAATCTCaccttcaattttttattttcatttaaaaaatatataatcccaatttgataaatttaatatcttttaaGGAAATTTAGCCGTCTTGccataaaatatttactttCAAATTCAAATCAATTGTAAAAAATTCTAGGACTCGTTGTAGAAAAATGAATGAATCGATCTGTACACAAAAATCTAACTCTCAAATTGAAAGATAGAAAAAATTCTACGTCCAAAGTTGTAATTAATTAAACATAACAATTCAAAACAGGAGACTTCACCATCTTCCCCAACTGCAACATCAAGTCATTCTCCACCGGCGTCAAGTTCAAatccaagcacaatactctctTACTTGTCGATTTCTTCATCGTAACCGGCACCGGCAACAGAGGCCGAGTCACTAACCTATCACTCATATTCTTAACATTTCCTCTGTGTCTTCTCATGTGACCTCCGAGAGCTTGTCCAATAGGGAACTCAAGGCCGCAGATAGAGCACTCGTGGGTTTTGGGTTTCGGCGGCGAACTGGGTAGCTTGAGCAAATAATCTCCGATGAGTTTTGGTTTCTTATGGCTTGCACGGTGGCCACCCAATGCTTGAAACGATGTGAATCTCCGGTTACACGTCTTGCATGCGAATAAACGACCAGAGGGTTCATCAGTTTGGCCAACTTTAGAGATCAGCATCAAGCAATTGGCCATATCTATGGCGGACTCAGATTCTTCTCTGTCTCCCTTCATATTTAAAACCTAATACAACAGAAGAATATGCAAATAACGTGAAagtgaagattttttttttggttgattttgaaTCTGATGGAAGGAAGAGAAGGGAGTTTCGCGTGTTTATATAGAGGAGTTTCTGAGCTGGTGGAATACGTCAGAGCTTAAGGCAGTGAAGTGTTGAATTGGCAGATTTGCCCTTGGATTCGCGCGGACGAAGGCTCTATTATGGTGGGAATTGGATGGCAGTTTGTGTAAATAGTGGAAAGTTATTGGGTAGAGTGTAGCCGCCGTAGTTGTTACGTCTACGTGAACGCGTTGCTGACAGAACGTTAGCAATGGCCCTATGAGGCTAGTCTCCGTTGTAACCTGACAATTCTAGAATCCTTTTACTATTATTAGTAGGACTTGGGACTACAACCCCAAGCGTGTAATCGGGCGCGTGCTTACATTTACtgctttttttttcattaaatttattttattttgttatataatatattttttaccgagtaattatcaaataataaattttctaaaaatatcaATATCACACGTAGACAATATAATGTAGAACATAAAGGGCATTTAGGAAATAAAAGAGAtaaggatttttttttgttaaatattaatttttaactaattatCAATATCAatcatgataatttttttaggaaaatagctaaaattataatatattttatgaaataatttagATATTACATTGTAAGATtactatataataaaaatattacattctaactaaaatgaaaattttaaaattggcaaaaaaaagaaaaattaaataaaactaatttctattttttactGAAACATTATTGATCTTTAACTTTAATTAATACttttttcattcatttatttatcaaaatttgttaatatcttttaaaaaagaACCCTTATATCTTATAAATAAATTCCCCTGCAGAAACGCAAAAGACGTAGAGAAAGTTGGGGAGTGTGACAAGCACATGACTGAAAAGCGCGTGGACAGTTGACAGAGGGTTGAGAGTACAAAAAAGCACAGTGAGAAAGCGAGGGC
Encoded proteins:
- the LOC110626977 gene encoding zinc finger protein ZAT12 translates to MKGDREESESAIDMANCLMLISKVGQTDEPSGRLFACKTCNRRFTSFQALGGHRASHKKPKLIGDYLLKLPSSPPKPKTHECSICGLEFPIGQALGGHMRRHRGNVKNMSDRLVTRPLLPVPVTMKKSTSKRVLCLDLNLTPVENDLMLQLGKMVKSPVLNCYV